CCCTCGTCGGTGGTGCTGCCGTAGGCATTCAGTTCCAGGCCCTGGAAGTCCTTGCGCGTGATGAAGTTGATGACGCCGCCGATGGCGTCGGTGCCGTACAGGGCCGAGGCGCCGTCCATCAGCACTTCGACCCGCTCCAGCGCCGCGGCCGGGATGTTGTTCAGGTCGACGCCGCTGTCGTCGCCGGGAGAGGCGAAGTTGGCCATGCGCCGGCCATTGAGCAGCACCAGGGTCGACGAGGTGCCGATGCCGCGCAGGTTGGCGCTGTTGAAGCCGCGCTGGTCGCCGCCCACGTTGATGCTGGCGCCGTCGGTCAGGCCGCCGACGTTGGCGGACACGCGGGCCAGGATTTCGGACGCGGTGGTGACGCCGGCTTTTTCGATCTCGGCGCGCGAGACGATCTGCACCGGCAGGGCGGTCTCCGCCTGCACGCGGCGGATGGCAGAACCGGTGACTTCGACCTTCGGCATGTCGGCCGGCGCGGTTGCGGGCGCCTCCCCGGTGGTCGTGGCGGGCGCTTCCTGCGCCAGCGCGACCGGCAATCCCGCGGCGACCCAGGCGCCGGCCAGCAGCGCGCCGCGTACGGCCCGCACAGACATCCCCAACTTCAGCTTCATCATCGTCCTTGTGTAACTACAAAATAATCGACGATATTAAAGCGGCTGCTGTGCGGCGGGTGAGGTTCGATGACAACTATCGTTGTCGGGATCGCGGAGTGTTGCGAATCTGGTACGCCCGAGCGAAGTTCAGGTGGCGCTGGCCGACCCCTGGGCAGTGTCCTCGTCACGCTTGACGTGGACGATCGAGATATCGAAGTGGTAGCTCATGGCCGACACCGCGCCCATCGCGTCGCCGGCGCAGATGCGGTCGACCACCGCCTCGTGGGCGTCGATCACGCGCGTCAATTCGCTTTCGCTGCGGCGATCATCGAAGTGGATGCTGGACGACGCTTCGACCGGGGTGCGCAGGGCGGCCAGCAGGATGCTGTTGAGCGGATTGCCGCTGGCCTCGGCGATCACGGTATGGATCGCCGTGTCGCAGGCGACCCGCCGTGCATGGTCGGAGCCGGCCGAGCGCATCTGCACCACCAGCTCGCGCAGCCGGCTGCGCTGCTGGGGCGTGGCGTAGCGCGCCGCCAGTTGCGCCGTCTGCAGCTCGATCGCGCGCCGGGTTTCGATGACGTGGGCCACGCTCACCTGGGCGGTGGTGAGCGCGTAGTCGAACACCTGGGCCAGCACGTGCGGGTCGATCGCCTTCAGGCGCGGCTTGCGTCCGCCCTCGATCTCGAGGATGCCGAGGGCGGCCAGCGTGCGATAGGCCTCGCGCACGCTGCCCCGGCTGACCTTGAGATCGAGCCCGATCTGGACCTCGCTCGGCACGGTGTCGCCCGGCCTGAGCTGCTCGCGGTTGACCAGGGCGAGCAGGTGGCGGGCCACCTGGGCCGACAGGGTGGGACGTTCGAGCGAGGGAAGTGGTGCGATCTGATTCATCCAGGCAGGCTAACTTTTCTGAGGTTGGCTGTCAAACCGGCCGCTCCACGGAAGCCTGCGGCGCCGCCGACAGCGCCGGGTAGACCCGGCCGATGCGGCGCGACAGGACCCAGAAGAAGGTGCCGGTCAACAGATTGATGAGGGCGACGCAGGTCATCGACAGGCGCAGGCCATCGACACCGCTCGCATTGAAGGCGTCGCTGAGAACGCCGACCAGCAGCGGGCCCATGCCCTGGCCGATCACCACGCCGATGACGCCGATGATCGCCACCGCGGTGGCGCGCGCCGCCGGCGTTACCAGGTCCTGCACGGTGCCGAATACCGGGCCGGCCAGGGTGCCCGCCGCCAGGAAGGTCACGAACAGCAGCGCCATCGCGAGCATCGGGTGCGGCACATAGAAGCTGCCGATCAGCGGCACCAGCACCGCCCAGCTGATGCAGGCCGAATAGCGCGCGCCCCAGGTGCGCGAGCCTTTCGCATACTTGACCGTCAGCTGGCCGCCGACCAGCGCGCCGATGCCGCTGGCCAGGCCGACGCCCAGGCCGAGCCCGAGGCCGATCGCCATCGGCGTCATGCTGAAGGCGCGTTCAAAATAGCTGGGCAGCCAGGCCGAGACCGAACCGGCCAGGCCGACAAAGGCGAAGGCGAACACCAGCATGAAGAAGCAGCGCAGGTCGCCCAGCTGGGTCCAGACGCTGCTGGCCAGCGCGGAGGACGGGGGCGGGTCCAGGCGCAGCGGTTCGCGCACCGTGAAATGGAAGATCAGGGCCATCACCATGCCGATCGCGCCCAGGATGACGAAGCCCATGCGCCAGCCGACGGTCTGCACCAGGATGCCGCCGCCCAGCAGGCCGCCCATCATGCCCAGGTAGACGCCGCAGAAGTGCACGCCGAAGGCGCGCCCGCGCAGCTCGCGCGGATAATAGTCGCTCAACATCGAATGCGAGGCCGGCACGCAGCCGGCTTCGCCGACGCCGACGCCGATGCGGGCCGCGAGCAGGAACATGAAGCTGGTGGCCAGGCCCGAAATGCCCGTCATGAAGGTCCACACCACGAAGCTCAGGGAAATGATCCACTTGCGGTTGCCGCGGTCGGCCAGGCGCGCCAGCGGAATCGACACCAGGCCGCCGAGCAGGGCGAAGGCCAGGCCGGTCATCAGGCCGAGCTGGGTGTCCGACAGCAGGAATTCCCTCTTGATCGGCTCCATGAACATCGTGATCACGACCTTGTCCACCGAGCACATGAAGCCCACTACGGCCAGCGCCACCAGCACGTAGGTGCGGTAGGCCGGGCTGAATTGCGGGGTCGCCGCCGGGACTGGATCTTGCGCCAGCACGCCAACGTCCATCGTATTCGTCATCGGTTTCATGCCGCCACCTCCACATCGGTCGCACTAGTTCGGAGCGGCGCCCAGGCAGCAGGCTCCGTGTCCATGAAGTGGCGCAGCACGCCGGCCCACAGGCCTGCGTCGGCGCCGGAAGCGAAGTGGCCCTTGTCGCTGTCGAGCACCAGGCAGGACCAGTCGCGCGCCGCCGGCAGGGCGGCCACCTCGCGCGCCAGCGCGGGCGAAAACACCTCGTCGGTGCGCGAGACGACATACAGCACGGGCGCGCGGATGGCGTCCAGCCGGTCGCGCAGGTCGAAGGTCTCGGCCGCCGCCATCAGGACCACCAGCGAGAGCGGGTCGAAGCTGCTTGCCCATTCGCGCGCCAGGCGGGCGACTTCGCGGGCGCGCACCTCCGCTTCCGGAAAACGCGGCGACAATTCGGCGTCGACGCCGTAGCGCGCCAGGGTGGCGCTGCGCATCGTCGTCAGGCAGTCGAGCAGGGCGTCGCGGTCGCCAGCGCGCCAGGCGTCCCAGCCAGGGTCGGCCTCGAGCGTGGACAGGATGGCGCGCGCGGCGCCGGGCGCACCCGGATGCCAGGGGGCGCCAACGGCGGCGACCACCCGCTCGACCAGATCAGGGTAGCTGACTGCCCACTGGAAGGCCTGGTAGGCGCCGAACGAGGGACCGGCCACGGCGGCCAGGCGGCGCACGCCTAACGCATCGAGCAGTTGCTTCTGGGCGGCGACGATGTCGGCCACGGTCAGGTCGGGGAAGGCCAGGCCGTAGGGGCGGCCGCTGGCTGGATCGATGCTGGCCGGGCCGGTCGAGCCGTAGGAAGAGCCGAGCATGTTGGGGCACACCACGAAGTAACGATCGCTGTCGATCGGCATGCCTGGCCCGACCAGTTCGCTCCAGGAGCCTTCGGCCACGTTGGCGTCGGCGTCGAGCATGGCCGGTCCGGTGGTATAGCCGTGCAGGACCAGCACGGCGTTGTCGCCGGCCGCATTGAGTGTGCCCATGGTGCGGTAGGCGGTGGTCGGCGCGGCCAGGCGCGCGCCGCTGGCCAGGAGCAGGTCCGGCCCGGTGTGGTAGTGCAGGGTATCGTGCGGGTTCATGGTCGTCCTCAGAAGCGGTAGGTGAGGTCGGCGCCGATGGTGCGCGGCGCGATGACGGCCGCGCCGAACGGGCTGCCGGCCGGACTCAAGCTCTGCGACTTGAGGTAGGTGACGCCGTCGCTGTCGGTCAGGTTCTTGCCATAGAAAGCCAGGCGCCAGTTGCCGTTCTCGATGCCGCCGCTGAGGTTGAACATGGTGTAGGACCCCACGTCGCGCGCGGCCCGCTGGCTGAAGTCCGAGCGGCGCTCGCCCGTGTAATTGAGCGTGGCGCCGGCGTAGGCGTTCCAGCCTGCGGCCACGGCCCAGCGGTAGTTGGCGCCGAGGGAGCCGGTGAGCTTGGGCACGAAGGGCAGGCGGTCGTCGTCCAGGCCGCCCGCGGCGGGCGCCGGTTCCGTCAAGCTGGCGTCGGTGTAGCCGACCGCGCTGCGCAGCGACAGGCCGGCCGCGGGGAACCAGGACATGGCCAGTTCGGCGCCGCGGCTGGTGGCGGCGCCGCCGTTGACGAAGAAGTTGAAGCCGGCCGCGCTGGTCTGGATCTGGATATCCTTCCACTCGGTGCTGAACAGGGCGGCTTCGAGCGATACCCGGCCGCCCAGCATCACCGACTTGTAGCCGACCTCGTAGCTGGTGAGGGTGTCGGGCTGGAAGGTCAGCGGCGCCAGCGTCGCCGCGGTCGGCGGCACCGCATTCGGCCCGCCCGGGCGGAAGCCGGTTGCCACCCGCGCATACAGGGCGTCGTCCGGTGTCGGCTTGTAGCTGGCGCTGGCCAGGTAGGTCGTCTTGTTCTTCGACGAGCCCGAGTCGATCAGCACCGGCACCGGCCCGACCAGCAGGCCGCTGTAATCCTGGATGTAGTCCTGGTCGTCCTTGCCGTGGCGGATGCCGGCGATCAGGTCGAGCTGCGGCGTGAGCGCCCAGGTGGCGTTGGCGAACACCGAGTATTCCTTGTAGCGGGTGTCGATCGAGGCCTTGGCGATGCTGGGCAGCGGCAGGTTGGCGCCGGTGGTGGTGGAGAAGGTGCGGAAGCCCGGGATCCGGTTTTCGCTCTCTTCCCTTGTGTAATACAGCCCGCCTTCGACGTCAAGCCGCTCCTCGAACGCGCTGGTGCGCAGACGCAGTTCCTGCGAGACGCGGCGGGTGGACGTGCCTTGGGCGTACTGGACTCCCAGGTCGGGGATGCCGAACAGCGGTCCCAAGGCGGCGCCATAGCCGGGCGTGGCGTCCAGGCCCTGCGAGGCGTCGACCTTCTGCACGGTGGTCGAAGACACCAGTTCGAAGCGCCCGAGCTGGCCGTTGATGGTGAGGTTGGCGACATCCAGCTTGGCGGTCGAGATCTCGTCGGCGAAGCGCCGCTGCATCAGTTCGCCGTATAGCGGACGCTGGGTGTCCGGGTCGACGTCGACCAGGGTGTTACCTAGCGACTTGACCCGCTGCGTGAGCGCGAAGGCGCTGAGCTTCCAGTCCGGATTGATCAGCCAGTTGAAGGCGATGCGGCCGCCCTCGACCTTCGACTCGTTGACGTCCTTGCGGCCATTGGTCTGGTCGATGTAGCCCGCGTCCGTGCGGCTGAAGGCCGACACCCGCAGCGCCATGTCGTCGTCGCCCAGCGGGATGTTGAGCGAGGCGCGCCCCACCTTGCCGTTGCCGCCGCCCTTGACCGCATTGCCGCCCAGAGTGACGCTGCCGCGCAGCTTGCGGTAGTCGGGGGCGGACGTGACATAGCGCAGCAGGCCGCCCATCGCGCCGGCGCCGTACAGCGTGCCTTGCGGGCCTTTGAGGATCTCCACCCGCTGCAGGTCGGCCGGATCGATGTCCGGCGTCACGGAGCTGCCGGCGGCATAGGCATTGACCGAACCGATCGGCGCCTCGTCGACATAGAACGCCGTGGTGGAAGCCGATTGCGCGACGCCGGTCGTGATGCCGCGCAGGGCGACCTGGGTGAAGCCCTGGCGGAACGAGGACAGCGACATGCCCGGCACCTGCGCCGCATAGTCTTCGAGCCTGACCTTGCCGTCGCGGGCCAGCTGCTCGGTATTGACTGCGGTGACCGAGGCCGGGACGTCGAGCGCGGCCTGTTCGCGCTTCTGCGCGGTGACGACCACCTTGTTGAGGCCCTCGTCGCTGACGGTCTGCTGGGCGGATGCGGGCAACGCCGCGAAGGCGCAGGCGAGCGATGCCGCCGTGGCGACGGCGGTGCGGGAAAAGCGCGGTGCGTATGGCATGAGTGTCTCCGAATTTTTTATGGTGTATTGTGCCGCGGTGCTACTGGACTGCCTGTTCAGCCAAAGATCTTGCCGGGGTTGAGAATGCCGTTCGGGTCCCAGGAGCGCTTGATCGACTGCATCAGGTCGACGACCTCGGCGCCGTATTCGAGCAGCAGCTTGGACTTCTTGCCCATGCCGATACCGTGTTCTCCGGTGCAGGTGCCGCCGACCGCCAGCGCGCGCTCGACCATGGCGGCGTAGACCCGGTCCACGGCGGCATGTTCGTCGGGGCGGTCCGGCATCGGCATGAACAGCACATGGAAGTTGCCGTCGCCGACGTGGCCCAGGATCGGCGCCACCAGGCCTTCGGCGTCGATCAGCGCGCGCGCTTCGGCCACGCTGCTCGCCAGGGCCGACATCGGCACGCAGATGTCGGCCACCACGCTGGTGCACCCGGGGCGCAGGGCGAGGGCGGCGAAATAGGCCAGGTGGCGCGCATGCCACAGGCGCGAGCGGTCCTCGGGACGGGTGGCCCATTCGAAATTGGTGCCCCCGTGGCCGGCGGCGACGTCCTGCGCCAGTTCGGCCTGTTCCTTGACCGCCAGCGGCGTGCCGTGGAATTCGAGGAACAGGGTCGGCATCTCGGCCAGCCCCAGGTTGGACAGCAGGTTGCAGGCGCGCACCTGGTGCTCGTCGAGGAATTCGATGCGCGCGAACGGCACGCCCGACATCGACAGCTCGGTCACCGCGTCGACCGCGGCTTCGAGGGTCGGGAAGGCGCAGCTGGCGGCCGCCACCTCGGTCGGCAGCGGATGCAGGCGCAGGGTGATTTCGGTGATCACGCCGAGCGTGCCTTCGGAGCCGGTCATCAGGTGCACCAGGTCGTAGCCGGCCGACGACTTGCGCGCGCGGGTGCCGATCCGGACCAGGCGGCCGTCGGCCAGCGCCACTTCGAGCGACTGCACGTTGTGGGCCATTGAGCCGTAGCGCAGCGTGGTGGTGCCCGAGGCGCGGGTGGAGACCATGCCGCCGATGGTGGCGTTGGCGCCCGGATCGACCGGGAAGAACAGGCCGGTGCCCTTCAGGTGGGCATTGAGCGCCTCGCGCGTGATGCCTGGCTGGACGATGCAATCGCTGTCCTCGGGATGGATCGCCACCACCGCGTCCATGCGCGACATGTCGATGCACACGCCGCCGAACGGCGCGCTGACGTGGCCTTCGAGCGAACTGCCGGCGCCGAAGGCGATGACCGGCACCCGGTGTTCATTGCACAGCGCGAGGATGGCGCAGACCTCGTACTTGTCGAGCGGCCAGACCACGACGTCGGGCGCCAGGCTGGTGGCCAGCCCTTCGCCGCGCGCATGCTGTTCGCGCACGGCCTGAACGATGCTGACGCGCTCGCCGAGCCGTTCCTGCAGGGTCGCGAGCACCGTGTCGACGGCGCCAAACTGGGTGAAAGGGTGTCTCGAACTCATGCTGTTTTCCTCGGCTGATTGTTGTGACTGCGAACCGAGAATACGCGCGGGGTTTTAACCTGTCAAACATGTTTGATATGTTTTTGTAGCTTCGTTGGCAGTCACTAAGGTATTTTCAGTTTCAACTGGACTACCTGTATGATATGTTATCCATAAAAAATATTATTGGAGACTCTATGGAAGACATCCGACCCGCCGTAATCCTCGTCCACGGCGCGACCCTGAACGGGCGCTCGTGGGACCCGGTCAGGCGCCGGCTCGAGCCGCGGCTACGCGTGCTGGCGCCCGACCTGCCGGGCCACGGCGCGCGCCGCGGCGAGCCGTTCACCCTGCAGGGCGGCGTCGACACGGTGGTGGCCTGCGCCCGCGCGCTGGGCAACGCACCGTTCATCCTTGCCGGCGACTCGCTCGGCAGCTATACCGCGCAGGCCGCGGCGGCGTC
This portion of the Telluria beijingensis genome encodes:
- a CDS encoding FadR/GntR family transcriptional regulator, giving the protein MNQIAPLPSLERPTLSAQVARHLLALVNREQLRPGDTVPSEVQIGLDLKVSRGSVREAYRTLAALGILEIEGGRKPRLKAIDPHVLAQVFDYALTTAQVSVAHVIETRRAIELQTAQLAARYATPQQRSRLRELVVQMRSAGSDHARRVACDTAIHTVIAEASGNPLNSILLAALRTPVEASSSIHFDDRRSESELTRVIDAHEAVVDRICAGDAMGAVSAMSYHFDISIVHVKRDEDTAQGSASAT
- a CDS encoding MFS transporter, with translation MKPMTNTMDVGVLAQDPVPAATPQFSPAYRTYVLVALAVVGFMCSVDKVVITMFMEPIKREFLLSDTQLGLMTGLAFALLGGLVSIPLARLADRGNRKWIISLSFVVWTFMTGISGLATSFMFLLAARIGVGVGEAGCVPASHSMLSDYYPRELRGRAFGVHFCGVYLGMMGGLLGGGILVQTVGWRMGFVILGAIGMVMALIFHFTVREPLRLDPPPSSALASSVWTQLGDLRCFFMLVFAFAFVGLAGSVSAWLPSYFERAFSMTPMAIGLGLGLGVGLASGIGALVGGQLTVKYAKGSRTWGARYSACISWAVLVPLIGSFYVPHPMLAMALLFVTFLAAGTLAGPVFGTVQDLVTPAARATAVAIIGVIGVVIGQGMGPLLVGVLSDAFNASGVDGLRLSMTCVALINLLTGTFFWVLSRRIGRVYPALSAAPQASVERPV
- a CDS encoding alpha/beta fold hydrolase, producing MNPHDTLHYHTGPDLLLASGARLAAPTTAYRTMGTLNAAGDNAVLVLHGYTTGPAMLDADANVAEGSWSELVGPGMPIDSDRYFVVCPNMLGSSYGSTGPASIDPASGRPYGLAFPDLTVADIVAAQKQLLDALGVRRLAAVAGPSFGAYQAFQWAVSYPDLVERVVAAVGAPWHPGAPGAARAILSTLEADPGWDAWRAGDRDALLDCLTTMRSATLARYGVDAELSPRFPEAEVRAREVARLAREWASSFDPLSLVVLMAAAETFDLRDRLDAIRAPVLYVVSRTDEVFSPALAREVAALPAARDWSCLVLDSDKGHFASGADAGLWAGVLRHFMDTEPAAWAPLRTSATDVEVAA
- a CDS encoding TonB-dependent receptor, with protein sequence MPYAPRFSRTAVATAASLACAFAALPASAQQTVSDEGLNKVVVTAQKREQAALDVPASVTAVNTEQLARDGKVRLEDYAAQVPGMSLSSFRQGFTQVALRGITTGVAQSASTTAFYVDEAPIGSVNAYAAGSSVTPDIDPADLQRVEILKGPQGTLYGAGAMGGLLRYVTSAPDYRKLRGSVTLGGNAVKGGGNGKVGRASLNIPLGDDDMALRVSAFSRTDAGYIDQTNGRKDVNESKVEGGRIAFNWLINPDWKLSAFALTQRVKSLGNTLVDVDPDTQRPLYGELMQRRFADEISTAKLDVANLTINGQLGRFELVSSTTVQKVDASQGLDATPGYGAALGPLFGIPDLGVQYAQGTSTRRVSQELRLRTSAFEERLDVEGGLYYTREESENRIPGFRTFSTTTGANLPLPSIAKASIDTRYKEYSVFANATWALTPQLDLIAGIRHGKDDQDYIQDYSGLLVGPVPVLIDSGSSKNKTTYLASASYKPTPDDALYARVATGFRPGGPNAVPPTAATLAPLTFQPDTLTSYEVGYKSVMLGGRVSLEAALFSTEWKDIQIQTSAAGFNFFVNGGAATSRGAELAMSWFPAAGLSLRSAVGYTDASLTEPAPAAGGLDDDRLPFVPKLTGSLGANYRWAVAAGWNAYAGATLNYTGERRSDFSQRAARDVGSYTMFNLSGGIENGNWRLAFYGKNLTDSDGVTYLKSQSLSPAGSPFGAAVIAPRTIGADLTYRF
- a CDS encoding FAD-binding oxidoreductase, translated to MSSRHPFTQFGAVDTVLATLQERLGERVSIVQAVREQHARGEGLATSLAPDVVVWPLDKYEVCAILALCNEHRVPVIAFGAGSSLEGHVSAPFGGVCIDMSRMDAVVAIHPEDSDCIVQPGITREALNAHLKGTGLFFPVDPGANATIGGMVSTRASGTTTLRYGSMAHNVQSLEVALADGRLVRIGTRARKSSAGYDLVHLMTGSEGTLGVITEITLRLHPLPTEVAAASCAFPTLEAAVDAVTELSMSGVPFARIEFLDEHQVRACNLLSNLGLAEMPTLFLEFHGTPLAVKEQAELAQDVAAGHGGTNFEWATRPEDRSRLWHARHLAYFAALALRPGCTSVVADICVPMSALASSVAEARALIDAEGLVAPILGHVGDGNFHVLFMPMPDRPDEHAAVDRVYAAMVERALAVGGTCTGEHGIGMGKKSKLLLEYGAEVVDLMQSIKRSWDPNGILNPGKIFG